The Deinococcus koreensis genome window below encodes:
- the mnmA gene encoding tRNA 2-thiouridine(34) synthase MnmA, protein MSLPAPAAAPASPPSVATGARVLCAMSGGVDSSVTAALLKDQGYQVIGAMMRFWPDDKRTDTFDSCCSPDAAYEARRVAEQVGVPFYLLDYREQFQRHIVGPFLDEYARGRTPNPCVNCNTKVKFDELVKKAKMLGCQYVATGHYVRRVENAQGEVEFWRGDDPRKDQTYFLWGTPRDALPFILFPVGELEKPQVRQIAEERGLLTARKPESQNICFVPGKVQDFVAEHLPQAQGLIREIASGEVVGEHLGTQFYTLGQKKGLGLYQSHRVRHVVHLDPATNTVWVGDYDDCLWTGLRATSANYLLDLAELPAELDVQVRYRTAPVRARVIQADEAGFELAFAEPQFAVAPGQSAVLYAGPRLLGGGLIADHARALPDTGVVAGRPVSADALS, encoded by the coding sequence ATGAGTCTGCCCGCCCCCGCCGCTGCCCCCGCCTCCCCGCCCTCCGTGGCGACTGGAGCGCGGGTGCTGTGCGCCATGTCGGGCGGCGTGGATAGCTCGGTCACGGCGGCGCTGCTCAAGGATCAGGGCTATCAGGTGATCGGCGCCATGATGCGCTTCTGGCCCGACGACAAGCGCACCGACACCTTCGACTCCTGCTGCTCGCCCGACGCCGCCTACGAGGCCCGCCGGGTGGCCGAGCAGGTCGGGGTGCCCTTCTACCTGCTGGACTACCGCGAGCAGTTCCAGCGGCACATCGTGGGGCCGTTTCTGGACGAGTACGCGCGGGGGCGCACGCCGAACCCCTGCGTGAACTGCAACACCAAGGTCAAGTTCGACGAGCTGGTGAAGAAGGCGAAGATGCTGGGCTGCCAGTACGTGGCGACCGGGCACTATGTCCGGCGCGTGGAGAACGCCCAGGGTGAGGTCGAGTTCTGGCGGGGCGACGATCCCCGCAAGGATCAGACCTACTTCCTGTGGGGCACGCCCAGGGACGCCCTGCCCTTCATCCTGTTCCCGGTGGGCGAACTGGAAAAGCCCCAGGTGCGCCAGATCGCCGAGGAGCGCGGCCTGCTCACCGCCCGCAAGCCCGAGAGCCAGAACATCTGCTTCGTGCCCGGCAAGGTGCAGGACTTCGTCGCCGAGCATCTCCCCCAGGCGCAGGGCCTGATCCGCGAGATCGCCAGCGGGGAGGTCGTGGGCGAGCACCTGGGCACGCAGTTCTACACGCTGGGCCAGAAGAAGGGCCTGGGGCTCTACCAGTCCCACCGCGTGCGCCACGTGGTTCACCTCGACCCCGCCACCAACACTGTCTGGGTGGGCGACTACGACGACTGCCTGTGGACGGGCCTGCGGGCGACCTCCGCCAACTACCTGCTCGACCTGGCCGAGCTCCCGGCGGAGCTGGACGTGCAGGTGCGCTACCGCACGGCCCCGGTGCGGGCGCGGGTGATCCAGGCCGACGAGGCGGGCTTCGAGCTGGCGTTCGCCGAGCCGCAATTCGCCGTGGCGCCAGGCCAGAGCGCCGTGCTGTACGCCGGGCCGCGCC
- the lysA gene encoding diaminopimelate decarboxylase — MSIPPSALSAAADRFGTPLYVYDAAELDAALARVRSAFGGARVYYAMKANPNLAILRRLHAAGVGFECVSPGEIARAEHVGATGERLLVNGPAKSEAEYAAGGRLGATFIVDRAEEVALLPAHSRALVRVNPALQVSTHDHLATGAAGSKFGVTLEQAPAVLDALRAAGHEALGLHVHIGSAIRDAGDFTAAFGRLGDLRARTGELRVLDVGGGWGLGADLHGIAREAQATAAAFGAELWVEPGRYLVAQAGTLLTRIVGTKRTGRAFALVDAGMTELLRPMLYGAAHPVTPLWPGEASGLWDIAGPACESGDLLARDVPLPTPGRGDLIAIGEAGAYGAAMSSAYLTRSRPAEVMWEHGDWTVIRRRETPQDVWAAEVEPSGLDAGN; from the coding sequence GTGAGCATCCCCCCGTCCGCCCTGTCTGCCGCCGCCGACCGCTTCGGCACGCCCCTGTACGTCTACGACGCCGCCGAACTGGACGCCGCGCTGGCCCGGGTGCGGAGCGCGTTCGGTGGCGCCCGCGTCTACTACGCCATGAAGGCCAATCCGAATCTGGCGATCCTGCGCCGCCTGCACGCGGCGGGCGTGGGCTTCGAGTGCGTCAGTCCGGGCGAGATCGCGCGGGCCGAGCATGTCGGGGCGACGGGGGAGCGGCTGCTGGTCAATGGCCCGGCCAAGTCGGAGGCCGAGTACGCCGCCGGGGGGCGGCTGGGCGCCACCTTCATCGTCGACCGCGCCGAGGAGGTGGCCCTGCTGCCCGCCCACTCGCGCGCCCTGGTGCGCGTGAACCCCGCCCTGCAGGTCAGTACCCACGATCATCTGGCGACGGGCGCGGCGGGCAGCAAGTTCGGCGTGACCCTGGAGCAGGCCCCGGCGGTGCTGGACGCCCTGCGCGCGGCCGGGCACGAGGCGCTGGGGCTGCACGTCCACATCGGCAGCGCCATCCGGGACGCGGGCGACTTCACCGCCGCCTTCGGGCGTCTGGGCGACCTGCGGGCACGGACGGGCGAGCTGCGGGTGTTGGACGTCGGCGGGGGCTGGGGCCTGGGCGCCGATCTGCACGGCATCGCCCGCGAGGCTCAGGCCACCGCCGCCGCCTTCGGGGCCGAGCTGTGGGTCGAGCCGGGGCGCTACCTGGTGGCGCAGGCCGGCACCCTGCTGACCCGGATCGTGGGCACCAAGCGCACGGGCCGCGCCTTCGCCCTGGTGGACGCTGGCATGACCGAACTGCTGCGCCCCATGCTCTACGGCGCCGCGCACCCGGTCACGCCGCTGTGGCCGGGCGAGGCGTCCGGCCTGTGGGACATCGCCGGCCCCGCCTGTGAAAGTGGCGACCTGCTGGCCCGCGACGTGCCGCTGCCCACCCCGGGGCGCGGCGACCTGATCGCCATCGGCGAGGCCGGGGCCTATGGCGCGGCCATGAGCAGCGCCTACCTGACCCGCTCCCGCCCCGCCGAGGTGATGTGGGAGCACGGCGACTGGACCGTGATCCGCCGCCGCGAGACCCCGCAGGACGTCTGGGCGGCGGAGGTGGAACCCTCCGGCCTGGACGCTGGAAATTGA
- a CDS encoding nuclease-related domain-containing protein — MIVKELEPQTHTDPLRRAGYDAEQQMAHYLKRAFGDDPLKSVFHNLRIRRLDEVAQLDHLILHRFGIVIVESKSVSGQVAVNEQGEWTRWWNRQGRGMPSPVLQARRQMDLLVALLQDHSSELLDRTLFGLKQRQFAGMRRDVLVAISDQGRISRKSDVPELVKADQVPERVLEIVKGAQERGLGAFSFSDAELIRLQAFLRTRHQPLETQASPVQATPVQASPVPHHTQPPAAAPRQAPVPPRRPAPGVRATQEQQAPSRPSSEVVCRHCGSERLSVQFGKYGYYLKCAACAGNTPTRPQCAECGQPAKVSKRGSEFTASCPAGHSWLYWVNPAG, encoded by the coding sequence ATGATCGTCAAAGAGCTGGAGCCCCAGACCCATACGGATCCCCTGCGCCGCGCGGGCTACGACGCCGAGCAGCAGATGGCCCACTACCTCAAACGTGCTTTCGGGGATGACCCGCTGAAATCGGTGTTCCACAATCTCCGGATCAGACGGCTGGATGAAGTCGCGCAGCTGGATCACCTGATCCTCCACCGCTTCGGAATCGTGATCGTCGAGAGCAAGAGCGTCTCAGGGCAGGTCGCGGTGAACGAGCAGGGCGAGTGGACGCGCTGGTGGAACCGGCAGGGACGGGGGATGCCCTCGCCCGTCCTGCAGGCCCGGCGACAGATGGATCTGCTGGTGGCCCTGTTGCAGGATCACAGCTCGGAACTGCTGGACAGAACGTTGTTCGGCCTCAAGCAGCGGCAGTTCGCTGGAATGCGCCGTGACGTGCTGGTCGCTATTTCCGATCAGGGCCGGATCTCCCGCAAGAGCGACGTCCCCGAACTCGTGAAAGCCGATCAGGTGCCGGAGCGGGTGCTGGAGATCGTCAAAGGGGCGCAGGAGCGTGGACTCGGCGCCTTTTCCTTCAGCGACGCGGAGTTGATCAGATTGCAGGCCTTCCTGCGAACCCGGCATCAGCCTCTGGAGACGCAGGCCAGCCCCGTTCAGGCCACTCCCGTGCAGGCCAGCCCCGTGCCGCACCATACCCAGCCCCCTGCGGCTGCGCCGCGCCAGGCACCGGTTCCCCCCAGGAGACCGGCGCCAGGAGTCCGGGCCACCCAGGAGCAGCAGGCGCCGTCCCGTCCCTCCTCGGAGGTCGTGTGCCGGCACTGCGGGTCGGAGCGGTTGAGCGTTCAGTTCGGAAAATACGGCTACTACCTGAAGTGCGCGGCCTGCGCTGGCAACACTCCGACCAGGCCGCAGTGTGCCGAATGCGGGCAACCCGCGAAGGTCAGCAAGCGAGGCAGCGAATTCACGGCCAGCTGTCCAGCCGGCCACTCCTGGTTGTACTGGGTGAATCCGGCCGGATAG